TACTGATGGTTGATAAACTCTAGCAACAGCAAATAACGCTCTGAccattttttctccttctcctatCCATTTTGATGTTAAAGAGCTAgcagatattgaaaaaaaagttgatttaCTTTGTGATGCTATACATTTTCCTATAAGTGTTTTTCCTGTACCTGGAGGACCAAACAATAAAATTCCCTTTGGAGGCCTTCGTAAACCAGTAAAAATATCAGGTCTTAACATAGGATATACAACTActtcttttatgatttttttggcATATTCTAAACCAGCTATATCATCCCAACAAATAGTTGTCTTTGAATCCATTATCTCATTCTTTATTAGTTCAACCATTTTTGGTTCTACATTTTTTAACCTTTCATCTTCTACTTCTATTGTgtcaatttcattattgtacATGTTTtcctgaattttttctttttctcgtttaaaaGGACAAACAAATTGAGAATTAACTGATACTTTTCCAcctaaagtttttttttgcattgatTTATTAGTTTTCATTTGCACATTTAGTTCATCTCTAGCCGTTTTGAAAAAGCCGTTTGTTTTGGgttttgcaatattaaaattttcttcattatgtTGAACAGACATTTGTGactttaatttcatatgatttctataaaaattcaatgattcatgattatttttatatgttttagatgaatcttctttttcaaatttaaaatgtgatTTAGGCTCAGACTTAATAGATCTTTGTTGGAcataattctcatttttttgatttacagTGTGAAATTGTTTACTAAAACTTATTCGTGCACTAATATTTTCATCCATAGAATTATTGGATGAAAATGAAGACTTATGTTCTTCAAAGggcatattattttcaatttttctcttagaACTTGTATTTAAAGATTGACTAAGATTTTGTTTTGTTGGAATATTAACTTTTCTGTTTCGTAtcacaatttctttatttttccatgtatttataatattttctatatgtctattattaaataatcttctATGACATGGCAAAGTATTCTTTGCATTGTCTTGACAAGATAAAggttttataaaacttaatgCTGTATCTACATCATACAGACCTGATTTCCATTTTTGaggattattattgatttttgatgtttgtaatttaaattgtttccaataattatttataccatttttattttccattaaatcTTGATAATCTTCTAAACTTCTTTGAAGTAAACAAGCTGCCATATCTTCTGAttcactataaaataaataaaaaatgatttgtttatttattattatatatatatgtattatatatattgttatatattatttaaatttttaagaaataatttatttatttatttgtttcaataatatcttttatgaattatttatattcatggaaaattttataaaacttactaTTGTTTTgctgttaaatatttcatagcaAAACATCTTCTTTCTATGTCTACAATTTCTGTatcatctttattattttttgaaaattttaaaatatgatatgcagctaagaaattattcttttccttATTCATTTCTACATCATTTGTAGCCATATTtatacttgaaaattattataatttatattaatataatttttaattaattttatttaattatttatcatatttacaatataaacacACATTCCTATTACTTTTCCCGCttgtaatgtaataatataataatataagatacatatgtgtgtgtacgtaacaagaaaaacgaataaaaataaagataaaataaaaattgacgaAATTGACAGAAAAgcaaataataagagaaaaaaaatagaataagaagtaaaaattagcgttatttcttaaatgtca
This DNA window, taken from Apis cerana isolate GH-2021 linkage group LG5, AcerK_1.0, whole genome shotgun sequence, encodes the following:
- the LOC107998688 gene encoding fidgetin-like protein 1, encoding MATNDVEMNKEKNNFLAAYHILKFSKNNKDDTEIVDIERRCFAMKYLTAKQYESEDMAACLLQRSLEDYQDLMENKNGINNYWKQFKLQTSKINNNPQKWKSGLYDVDTALSFIKPLSCQDNAKNTLPCHRRLFNNRHIENIINTWKNKEIVIRNRKVNIPTKQNLSQSLNTSSKRKIENNMPFEEHKSSFSSNNSMDENISARISFSKQFHTVNQKNENYVQQRSIKSEPKSHFKFEKEDSSKTYKNNHESLNFYRNHMKLKSQMSVQHNEENFNIAKPKTNGFFKTARDELNVQMKTNKSMQKKTLGGKVSVNSQFVCPFKREKEKIQENMYNNEIDTIEVEDERLKNVEPKMVELIKNEIMDSKTTICWDDIAGLEYAKKIIKEVVVYPMLRPDIFTGLRRPPKGILLFGPPGTGKTLIGKCIASQSKSTFFSISASSLTSKWIGEGEKMVRALFAVARVYQPSVIFVDEIDSLLTQRSETEHESSRRLKTEFLIQLDGAATADEDRILIVGATNRPHELDEAARRRLVKRLYVPLPEFQARKQIINNLLITISHNLNEEDINNIAEQSKGYSGADMSNLCKEASMGPIRSIPFSQLENIKKEDVRQVTIDDFKEALIHVRSSVSESSLTTYVEWDAIYGTGTALNYKT